A region of the Bradysia coprophila strain Holo2 unplaced genomic scaffold, BU_Bcop_v1 contig_232, whole genome shotgun sequence genome:
aAACCATGTTGCTAATCTCAAATCTTACTTTTCTCTCtctgtattttcttttgtgaacCAATTACATtgctatgacatttcatggataaTATTTCACCTGAAAATAGAGCAAAAAGAACGAATTTCTGAAGAACTTGTGACGCATCTAGTGGCCAATTGATGTTTCATCTTCTTTGTGCTCTATTCTCTGGTTGGTTAACAACAATATAGATTGCTGACATTAGTATTTTATGGCGAAACGTACTAGAATTACACAGTGACAGAAATGTATTACTAAATTTCTAGAGTTTCTTGAGCAAATCTATAAAATAAGGCACACCATGATGATTGATACTCTTTTCAGAGTTAGCCATTAATCAAAATACCTCAGATTTCCTTATAATATTGTGGAATATAAGGCCATTTTACCAATTCGATAAACGAAACTTCCAGCATCTGTTTTGGTATATTAATGAAACAGTCGGTTAAAGATTAAAGTTCTAGATTTATTAATAAGACAAGTTAGATGTGGACTCTACAAATTCTGTAACTTTTGAATACCTTCTACAATTGTAGTAGTTAGATTtcatgaagtaatagatttagatATTTTTTAGAACAACTTTCGTGCATATACTTCCAAAAATCTAGGACTTCATGCGATGTACGTGATACAATGTAATATAGGCAAACAGACGAACATTTCAACTTAGTAAAACGACACCTTGTACTTCACAGACATCCTCATCGATAGAGTACTGATTTGGACGAAGTTTCAATAActttaagaaaaattaatttcttattAAAGGTATGATTGTAACGACATATTTGTTTGAATTCTTAACTTCGTTTCAATCTCGACCATTCTCAGCACCATCCATCGACCTTTCCCTTTAAATGATGTTTTCATCGGCAATCTTTTCAttctaaaattgaatttactcGAACCTATAATTTTGCAACATTACAATTTTCCCGAACCTTTTGTACTGATCCTTtcatcagaaaaatttgaaaagccaaaaacataaataaactcTGCGTTCGACTGTTCCAAAACAAAACGGAAAAAATTCACACTTATCGAACAAACGAAAAACTCTGCCTCCAAACGAGAACGATACCCGATACATATAGTTATACCGAGAACCATGTAATAATCGAAGAAATGATGTGTTTATGTTTGGATGTTCTGGAAAGGGGTTAGAACTTTCTCATTTATTCGTTCCGTTTGGTAGGTATGTTTTTCACCAAAGTTATAAAACCTGAATGGCAATGCGTGATATCGAGACCATGTACCGCACCATGTAAGAagaaaacaccaaaaaatgtATCGCAATTTGCTGTGGCCCATATACTAACGATGGGTTCGCTAACTTTTTTTGCAACGATACCTAACACACGCTAACAATCGAAAACATTAGTGACGAGACGATCGTAGTCGCATTATTAGTTCACAGTTTTCATGATTGCTGGACTGGACATGTTAGTAAGATCTAAATCCTTTAGTACCGATTCAGAAATTTGTGGACATTCCGCGCGTTATTCAAAGGAAGATGATGAAGTGCGTAAAAGGAaggatttttatatatttaagCACTAGTGCGTGAAAGTGACGTtcgtaaaaatgaaagttccaTCAGCGCTACACCGAACAAAATATGACGCTCCAGAATCTTAGGTTCTGTATTTTGTGTGATGCACTGAAGATTTGTATTACCTTCAgggtttatatactttggttcTAATTGACATCAAGCAAAGATTACAAATCatcaaatctagtacttcattttgCCATTGTGTGACGTCAAACAAATTAGGAACTAGGGATTCCAGCAATGAACTAcaaagaattcatttttggataaatttttgtatggccAGCAGAAAATGTAACAGATTTCTGACAGTTCATTGTTCTAATCACAGTGTCAAATCTGGTAGTTCATTTGGACATTGTGTAACGTCAATCAAAGATTACAAATCatcgaatctagtacttcatttggCTTCACATAAAGATTACGAATAATCaattctagtacttcattcggTCATTGTGTGACGTTAATATACTATTTAGAGTCatcaaatctagtacttcatttggCCACACCATAggcaagaaaatttttattttcttccctaCACTGAAACTTCGAAAGTCTTTGTtgggaaaaacgttgtttctACCTCGGGAAAAAggtggaaattgcatttttttcagGGGACTCGCGGCCCTAGCTACACTCTCAAAATGATATTTCCAACTTTCCTTCTCTAGTTGaacagagggattcttctgaacaacataagaccgaaatcggacgtatTTGCTTATGGAATaatatgtgcccagtaaggtattcaACCCctaagccaaaaccactttcaaaacaattcttcgaagcttgtgtggctggtgaaaggtgatcaaaaaaagaaaactttgcacttttcttaccaaaatttctccacttacgcgagccgtacagggtcgtattaggtgtcattagaaaggtaattgcaaaTACTTtcgggccaaatagggtcttattgggtttaaaattcatcgacactgaaatatgtgcagttgaagttttcaacagaagacttacactgtccatactgaaatttctcgagttacaAAATACACATGgccgtgtggggtatcatttgaaaggtaattttatgtgcttttgggccaaatagggtcttatggggtttggttgcatctacgatgaaatagaagttgaactgtttaagtgcccatatttcatcgcatatgcatccaaaccacataagaccctatttggcccaaaaacacagaaaattacctttctaatgacaccccacattACCCTGCACGACTCGTGCaactgaagaaatttttgtaagaaaggtgcaagttttcggtttttgatcacgtttcaccagccacacaagcttcgaacaattttttggaaaagtggttttggcttctggggtcgagtaccttactgggcacacacaaaaaattccaatagaaaatgcgtccgatctCGGTAGGCTGTTTATTACTTCCATCAATCAAACAagcgatcaaagtatttttaatctgttgatttcaaatctagtacttcaaaaaaaattaacacgcATTTTAGTTTATAAAGAACCATATTactcagagcttgtcattatttttttttgataccaacattgaaaaatgatactttcgccccgcatatgaggggcgaaagtaaaaaaatgcatcccacggggagaaagtacttaacgaagagcgaacgcaactgaacgaacagcgaaagtgactgacgtcacagaaaatgagagaaatgagtcgagttgtcaacaaaatccgctcatattatgcagaatactttgatcaaaattgtaaaacactgtgcgccagtgttcttattgaaattagcatacaaagttgatactttttgtcactgaatgatttgttagttatatcttaattttttgtgtgtgttattgttgtgatggctaaattattcaatttttcatattccagggggctgccgccccctggacccccgcattttctggctaaatgcctttttatttcaacattttgttgcgatgttttggatacgtatcaattttcaatgttggtatcaaaaaaaatagtatgaacgactcggggcaaaaataaaaaaaatcaacctgtgcgattagagcccttgccttcggcgcgggctccaactctcgcacacggttgaatttttttactttcgccccttgtcattcaatgtactattgttgCCTTTATGGAACAGCCGTATGTGATCATACATTTCGCTATAAGAGAACACCCGTCAACTGTCATTGCTCTTTCGTCGTTTCGAGTAGAGTTAGATGCAGCTAGCAAACGTCACTgtctaaaaaatcatttttagcGCAATGGTAAGTCGCTGTTAGCGagataaatgaaagaaatttagCGAAGCAAAATGCACCCTTGTCGTTATATACCGAAAGCAAAGAAATGATTCTATTTTCTCGTATTCCGATGGTAgactgcaattttttttttgtgaatcaattttctttcgttcttCCATTATTTATTGATCGTCAATCAGAAGGATATTATTTGTATAATAGCAACGCCGATTGGATAtttaacacacacaaaaaaacgaatgCATAAATCGGAGAAACCTTTTTTCTGTTGCGTAAACTATTAGGTAGGTATGTTACACATGCATAAAATGTTcgatttatttccattttttttctctctagaAGGGAATCCTTAAAAGGAGGAGATGTtgagttgatttttttcattctttccTTCGCTTGCATATAATTTCTCAATTTAACAATTTCTCGGGTTCGATCGAAATGCTTTTTAATATATTCATCGGGGATATTAGACGGGAAAATTACCGATTATTTATAGGCTGCAAGGctaataaaaatcgattttaatattttttgattgacTGAATGGAGGAACTAATTTGATTTGTTGTGAGAAAAATGCTTAACGTGTAATTGGTCGGATCGGTTGATGATTCTATTTATTGGACTGGATGGAAATTGCCAATTTATGAGGCATGACAGTCAGTTCTCATCGATCTTCACCGGCAGTGGTGAGATAACTTCATACAATGGAGGAACATGTGAAGAAAAGAGCAGATTGTAACAGATCAGGTAAGAGTGCAGAGAGCGAGGCAGAGAGTGACCGAATGTAACTAGAGTTGGAAGGAACTAACGTTTTTTGTAGTTATTTATGCTACAAGAACTGTATGGGTATTTTATGGTCGAGAAATGATAAATGGTTCGAGGCGAAGCATTTTTATGTACTGAGCTCACAAACAGGCCTTCTACGAACAAAACATATATCAGTTTTCACAGTTCATCTTACAGTACTAaagcaatagttatttatctaccaaggtaggtatgaaggtattttttcgcactagatgtcgattgtcgatccgaggcgaagccgaggtcgacaagacgtcgtgtgcgaaaaaataccggcatacctaccgtggtagatacaacgtttttcgcaatttcgggccataatcacctttccaatgcaaaatattaccaaaatttctaccaaacattcacatgtaaacatgaattcatttgaacgatcaagcaacctgcactatatacacattgcaatgtgatgtatagagacgcgctaaataaaatcaagtagtcaatgcttagtatgtacgcttcaacaatacgttctgtataattgtgtgactctgtagccgaatggctatggtcgttgcttggtgtttggaagaattttggtgttggatgttcaaatcctggtctgtgcaaagtttttatttataaaatttagtctttcttaaaggtacGAAGCTAttgtagcgtgcgaaaaaaatgtgaaaaagcccaagtgcgaaaaaaataatcaaaaacgcactgtgaaataaataccttcaaaacgacattaaatggatgcatggaaaggtgatgattatggaccggaattgcgaaaaataaatttttcgatggTAAAGTGATCTACTCTACACATAAAATGAACTGAGCTTACTTGTTGCAAAGCCTTCTTTGGttctctttatttaaatatgcgaaaaaaaggctgctcaCAATGATGCAGcccgtaaaaaaacgatcttttcaaaaatcaaaggttacaaaacataaaaatcatctactctATCCGGTCCCAAAGTCCCCAAAATACACGCAGCGTTGCCTCTTTGTatcgcaattgaaattttctgcaataaatAATCCATTGATCGCGGTTCCCCTGAAGTGGCCttaataatttttcctaatttctcaatgaatttctttgtttcaggtCCCATACAGCCAAAAGTCTCGAAAGCTGGAggggtaaacaaataattttcttttaaacgctTATAATGATTGTGTTTAAATCTGTCTGCGTTATCCGCAATCGACCGCTGTTTCTTGCTAGATTCATTAATGTATGAAGGCGCCAATGTATCTCTTATGGTTACATCCCAAATAAGGGATTTCTCATGACTCCATGGAATCAGGGTCAttccatcaggtcttttaccatcatctctagatcgagtaaatttcatccgtttttcgtaatttttgtgtcatttggaaggtaatcaaaggccgaatagaatgttgttgaaaaaaaaattaaatttgggtcctcggactaaggccgctactagggccctatgtgtattttacatataactcgagcaaatttcatccgtttttcgtaatttttgtttcatttggaaggtaatcaaaggccgaatagaatgttgttgaaaaaaaaattaaatttgggtcctcggactaaggccgctactagggccctatgcgtattctacatacaactcgagtaaatttcatccgtttttcgtaatttttgtttcatttggaaggtaatcaaaggccgaatagaatgttgttgaaaaaaaattaaatttgggtcctcggactaaggccgctactagggccctatgtgtattttacatataactcgagcaaatttcatccgtttttcgtaatttttgtttcatttgaaagataatcgaacaccgaatagaatgttgttgaaaaaaaattaaatttgggtcctcggactaaggccgctactagggccctatgtgcattttacatataactcgagcaaatttcatccgtttttcgtattttttgtttcatttggaaggtaatcaaaggccgaatagaatgtagttgaaaaaaaaaaattaaatttggatcctcggactgaggccgatactatgtgtatttatactcaataaattaaaattttagggctatttgaaatttttgttttatttgaaaggaacgtcgtacgggcttcgtaattgcgctatgagcaatttctaagatgtacacattacataataattttaatttaactactttaaccggcgcttaggcttacggtcaaagtagggtgacagacgcactagggtcacgtacgcaatagatatacgggtttgtacggggctcagtcgcagcaaacgctccgactgttctgatggctcgttttaattttcattttgcattCCACCACAATCACACTTATGTTCCTCGCATAAACCAGAACctaaacgaagaccaacagcaattctagcaGAGTTGTTATCCAATAGCAAACCCAATTGGCTCGATGGAACTacttgcaaccactttgaagattctttggtTGATGATGCAAGTAGCCTTGCACGAGCAACAGGTTCGCTGGAGTCAAACATCTCATCGAATTTACTCTTAATCATCGGCAGATCCCAATTCttttgcttcttcttcttctcgtcACCTTCTGGCACAAAATCTCGAGGTATTTCCTCAATTAATTCCAAAACACTAGTTTCGATCACCTGAAAACTAAACTTTCTCATTATCTCACTCGACAGTTCTAAAGTAGAATAAACAGACGACAGATAAGCTGGCATCGCAATATCCTCAACTTTCCTAACACCTATACCTCCAAAGCTTAAAGGAAGAGAAGCCTGGTCCCAAGAAAAATCAGACATCTTCACATTCGCAATGGCTTCGAGAGTTGAACGGAAAATCTCGTCAACAGCTCTCAAGCGATCACCTAACAAAAACGCCTTCGAGGAAcgcaacaaataattaaacctACAACTACCGAgagacttcctaaaaacacacaaagcagGATGAACATCCATCAAAGTTAAACGGTCACACATCAACTTGATAGATTCAACTTTAGTTGAAAACATCCTTTCTAAACCTAACTCAAAAACAGGCGGGCCCAACATCTCCAACGAAGACTCATCAACCCGCTTAATCCCTGGTAACAATGACGAAATCTCAGAGTACATATGAGCCGCTTCACCTTCACTAGCACTCACAAAAAAGACTTCACACTTCTTAGCATTCAAAGGCAACCCTGACAAAtcacaaaattctaaaatcttCCTAATATCCCCCAATACTACAGAAAGCACGTCACCAATACTACCATCATCTAAATACCAACCATTCAACCTTGCATCTAATGAATGCGTCATCTTCATAATACCTATGCAGAAACCGGGAGGTCCCAACGGATCTCCTTGTTGAAACCCTCTCCTTGAAAGCAGAGTTTCATCAAGAAAATAAAGATTAGAAAAATGTCTATAAGACTGCTGCATTAACGCCAACAACTCAGGACAAACGTCTCaaggggtagggtaatctcgcacaccacacaaattcatggtgtgcgagattcacctctaagtggtgaatctcgcacagtcatgacttttcgttacatgtcgtaaaaggacgcatactatgatcgcgtgtgcgagattccccgacaccctCTAACCTCACCTAGCATGAACTTCCTAAACAACATATTGAAAGCATTACTGAAATCGAACTTAACCAAGGCCATCGGCTTGTCATGCTGAACTGTACAAAACCGACGAACTGCATGAACCAACGCTTCTGCACCTCCCGGAACACCAAACCCAAACTGAACAGGCTTTAACTTCTTAACTAAACTATCTCTGACATTACAACAAGCCACCTTTCCTGCCAAACGTCTCCAAACTATCCCTACTGCAATTGGCCTAACATCGTCTTCACCTTTCATAAGGGCAGTCAACGAAGCACCGAAAAATATCTTACACACGTCCTGTTGAACCTTCCCACGCTTAATAACATCCGTCAACAACCGATTCCCAAAATCACCACAAGTAAAAGAAACTAAATCCTTCAAATGTCGGGGCCTCAAACCACCTATTCCCCCTGAAGAACTCAACGGGAAGCTTCTAATAGCACCCAAAACATCCTTAACATCAGTAGCCTGCAAATTACTATCTAACTTTACCTCCTCAAAAACCTCACCATTATCATCCGGATGTAAAAGACCTATTTTGTTagagaaatatttaaattacttTATACCCGGTcgtggacgatagtatcgttttctggacgaatTTATCCTTCAacaaacgataatatcgatttaAAGACGATAACAAGACGATAAAGACTTCGCaggcagagaaatgataagttggtacgcctgtggcgagatagaagcaacattggaatgacagttggcttctatgggagagaatgtgTGGGAGTTACATacaaattctctcacattATCTCCCATAgaagccaactgtcattccaatgttccttctatctcgccacaggcgtaccaacttatcatttctcagTTGGCAGGATTGACGTGATTTCGAATTCCTCTTCACAGTATCGACTACGGCTTTGATGAACCCGTTTCCTCGGCGAAGCTTGAACTCCTCTGCAATACACAGGTTGACCCtgtctgcaacaaaacaataatacCTGATCAGCTTGCTGTCttagctttacagcgataccacacttgccataccagcctcacaacaagtatctgttacgacattttCTTTGCAGCAAGGTCACTATATaatacgacgaaattttcaatttattatctatCTTCAAGTGCCCGTTCCTTTAGGATGAGTGGAATTGGTATCCATTCTTCATGAATAAGTGGTTATTTGAAGCAATTCACAGCGTCTTTTAGCAGACAATAAGACTGAAACATTCTTTGTTTGAAAAGTTCACTTTATtctgaaatgtttttgaatgTGGAGTGAACAAATCTATGACAAAACGAGACAAAGAGCTTCTTTGAGCAAGAccattttataatatttttgttacaactacaaaaatctattgagaaaatCATTCAGTCACTATTATTCAGAGCAAAAAGCgcgattttttgatgattgcAGCTTTACAcattctaaaatttatttaaaaaatcaagTCTACTGGGTAACTGAGCACTTAACCAAAAGTAAATAGGCAGTGCTCGGCTAAGGGATAAGGCCCTTATCCTAAGGGATAAGACATATTAAAAAGTCTCGTCGTCTGCGTACAAAAGCATATTATAAAACTGTTGTCCCTAGAAGAGTAGCAGCAATATCAACACCATCTTTGTCAATACGAACTATAGCGTCTGTGCCATCAACAGCAGCATTTGCATTGAAACCATTTTCGTTAACATCACCGGTAACTTTTGCTATATCACCAACAACAGCTTCAGCATTGAAACCATCTTTGTCAATACGAACTATAGTGTCTGTGCCATCAACAGCAGCATTTGCATTTAAACCATTTTCGTTAACATCACCGGTAATTTTTGCTATATCACCAACAACAGCTACAGCATTGACACCATCTTTGTCAATACGAACTATAGTGTCTGTGCCATCAACAGCAGCATTTGCATTGAAACCATTTTCGTTAACAGCACCGTTAATTTTTGCTATATCACCAAGAGATAGAGCACCAGCGAGACCATCGTTGTTAACATTGACCTGACCAGTGGCAAAGCCTTCAATATCAGCTGTAACTTTTAAACCATTGTAACTTAGGGCTGAGGATGCAACTATGTTACCAAACCTTAGACGAACTGGGATTCTTCGGACACCAATGACGGACTAAGTTAACAACAGCA
Encoded here:
- the LOC119075814 gene encoding uncharacterized protein LOC119075814 encodes the protein MKIFAIILIFITSSVIGVRRIPVRLRFGNIVASSALSYNGLKVTADIEGFATGQVNVNNDGLAGALSLGDIAKINGAVNENGFNANAAVDGTDTIVRIDKDGVNAVAVVGDIAKITGDVNENGLNANAAVDGTDTIVRIDKDGFNAEAVVGDIAKVTGDVNENGFNANAAVDGTDAIVRIDKDGVDIAATLLGTTVL